ATAACCTTTGGATGAAGTGGCTTTGTTAATGTAGTTTTCATCTAGCTGTAGCAGTGTGTGATGTCCACTGAGGAATCTGAAGTTTGAAGATATTAGGCACTGTATCTTTAAAACAAAACATGGCTGTAGACTGTAGGGGATGCAGTGAAACTGAACATTATTGCTGAATGCATTAAATAAGAACCAAGACTGTGCTGCGTGATGATCTTCCAGACAGGGTTCACATTTGTCAGGACAGGATGACCAGGTTTGGGCTTTAGCCTCTGAGAACGTGTGTGTAGGTCTCTGCTTTGAACACACTGATCAATAACAAGATCTCTCTTCTCTAGTGTTGTACACTACCTACTTCTTTTGCTTTTTGCATCCTGTACTTAGttatatgtttttattttatacatCTCACTTTCATTTGAAGGACTAGCCAATTAAGAATTTCATTTCATGGTGTGACTGCCTATTTTACTGTTTATATGATAATAAAAAGTAtaagaaaacatttttcaaagcCAGAGTGTTCTAGGTTGTCACTTTTCccatgttaacattatttaatgtgCTCATGTTTATTTGGGTGGTTTCTGCAATGTGGTCAAATAAGAATCAAAGGAAAACGTAATTAAGCAAATCTGCAGCTACACTGGTGCTGCCACACAGGAGTCCTGGAGCTGAACTGGGACTGTGTTTCTACTACACCTTCATTCCTGGAGCTGAACTGGGACTGTGTTTCTACTACACCTTCATTCCTGGAGCTGAACTGGGACTGTGTTTCTCATTACACCTTCATTCCTGGAGCTGGATATAAAAACACACCAGTGACGGCAACGTTCAAAACCTCAGCCGTGATTTCCTCTATACAGACAGCGCAATGTTCTCCTTCAAGCTTTTTGTAAGAACATGTACGTTTTCCTCTTTCATATGGTAACATCAGATATAAGTAATATGTCTTTTTTTCCTCTTCCAACCAGTGTAGGTTTGCTATaattttaaaatttaaaaagatTTTAAATAGTGTGAAAAGCAATTTCAGTTATGATTTATTCTGTTACACAAAATCATTTCAAAGATAATTTTATTATGTATGTCTGTTAAACAGTAATTTCAGAGATGATTTATGGTGTTTAATCTGCCTGTTAAACAGCAATTTCAAAGATGATTTAAGGTGTTTACTCTTATAAACAGTAATCTCAGAGATTATTTATGGTGTTTAGTCTTATAAACCATAATCTCGGAGATGATTTAAGGTGTATAGTCTTATAAACCATAATCTCGGAGATGATTTAAGGTGTTGCTTCTGTCTCTCAGTGCAGCTGTTGGCAGTTTCTGTGTTCCTGGCATCTGCAGGTAAAATATCATGATTAAATTACACATTAATGAAGTTACAGACATGGCCTAAATGCATTCTGAAAGggaaaaatataaaacatcaGATGACTGGTGCAAGAtgagaaataaacatttttattaacaCAACCCACTTCCCCTTCCCCAGACATTAGTTTGACGTGTCAAAATGAGAAGACTGAAATCAGCTGTGGTGAGGTCCTCGTCCTCTCTCGTCTCCCTCTGACTCCTGTGGTTTTGTTTTCTGGTCTCAGTTAAAAGCTGAATATATTTTGCAATAGATTCTCTAAATGCAAAAAGAAATATAAAAGAAATGTTAAGGGAAGAGGATTCACaagactgaaaaaaaaaacattttctgacTGAAAGAATTAAACATTACCAGTTAAAGTTAAATTAGACTAATTATCTTGGTAATCTCGAGAAACTATTTGAATGTTTGacaattaaaattaattttaaatgATTAATCTGCAATAATGCTGAAAGTCATGGACATACAGTCTCTCTGGAAGTCGGTATAAAACTGTACTAATAGTTCCATCTAGTGGTCAGAAGAGAAATGACATGTCTGAGCATAATCTTACTATAAATCATTTCAAACTCTTCTGAAACAAAACTTAGAAAATTAACCATTTTAATCCAGTATCCTGGCTCAGAAGtcctctattttttattatgatgttattaatatttaacatttTGCCATTTTAGGAGCTGGACAAATAATAATCACCGGTGTTAAATATGGCAGGACTGATTCATCCACGTGTTCTGTTCAGAAGGATCCATCACAGCTCTCCAACACCAGTTGTAACACCTGTAGTCCTTACCCCACAGTGTTTGCTAGGTTAGTTCACCTGTAGTCCTGTTCTTACCCCACGGTGTTTGCTAGGTTAGTTCACCTGTAGTCCTGTTCTTACCCCACAGTGTTTGCTAGGTTAGTTCACCTGTAGTCCTGTTCTTACCCCACAGTGTTTGCTAGGTTAGTTCACCTGTAGTCCTGTTCTTACCCCACAGTGTTTGCTAGGTTAGTTCACCTGTAGTCCTGTTCTTACCCCAGTGTTTGCTAGGTTAGTTCACCTGTAGTACTGTTCTTACCCCACAGTGTTTGCTAGGTTAGTTCACCTGTAGTCCTGTTCTTACCCCACAGTGTTTGCTAGGTCAGTTCATACAGTTACTGGGAAGCTCATTTTCCTTCTCTCATTTGTAAACAGCTTTGAATTATGCAGAGCTACATTAAACTACTTAATTACACATTAattaccagaggtgggtaggaacgcgttacacttactccgttacatttactcaagtagctttttggacaaaaatgtacttgtaagagtagttttaatatgaacgacttttacttgagtaaatatgtggtgagaaaaacgcgacttttactccgttacaatcggatttgcgccgcgcgctaccgttactttcgttttgtaaataattcgtcttttcagtgagaagactgattgatctatattactagtAATATAGTATTATATATTATAGTAAGATCATtggactgaccaacgtctcgtcacccgagtatgagtgaccaatcaaataaagccggtcaatcacgtgatcacatacgcaaactttctccaccgtagcaagaaagtgacagcaaaacctaccgagcatccctgacctcacatacagccaatgtttatattacaaacgtgtaaaaagtACAGCTgtataatgcgctgcagggttgccaagttttaaagatcacttttagtgagatttaaaccggtgggtggtgaacgtaaattgttggggggggggggggggggggggtgtaaaatggacacaaattaagtattatatcgcgatcgatcgaactaataactcattgaatcatagatatggatcagaggtaggctaaataaactagatttttttcggcgtgagaaatcggatgtgtggcgtgtaaacGTGTGaagagtttgcaaccttggcgctgtcaattgtgtctgcaaacgtgtggacatttgtttgctgtatgtataattttgtgtaatgctatatctctgaggcataacgtttgtataatgtaattattaaatgtaacgcagtgcaatactaaaaaccagttctcacactgattgtacacactagcaatataggatcattaagtctgctacaaattgattcagttggcgtcaagttgtagctacacgtgttggctgacagtctcatcagttagtgcctttgtggaacacattaaagttacacaggcctaataattaggaacaaacaaaaatacatattatttataataaataatttatatatataatatttatttataataaattatttttgttatcattaaaagtcattgtttcccgtaattcaatttcccatgatgtaatttactgacacgagacagtactcatgcatttactcactacttgagtagcttttaatcaaagtacttttttacttttactcaagtaaatttttgggatgcatacttttacttttacttgagtaacatttggttcaagtaactgtacttttacttgagtaaaagtaaagtccctccatctcaatctctctcatccctccatctcaatctctctcatccctccatctcaatctctcccatccctccatctcaatctctctcatccctccatctcaatctctcccatctctccatctcaatctctcccatccctccatctcaacttctctcatccctccatctcaatctctcccatccctccatctcaacttctctcatccctccatctcaatttctctcatctctccatctcaatctctcccatccctccatctcaatctctctcatccctccatctcaatctctctcatccctccatctcaatctctcccatccctccatctcaatctctctcatccctccatctcaatttctctcatccctccatctcaatctctctcatccctccatctcaatctctctcatccctccatctcaatctctctcatccctccatctcaatctctcccatccctccatctcaatctctctcattcctccatctcaatctctcccatccctccatctcaatctctctcatccctccatctcaatctctcccatccctccatctcaatctctcctatccctccatctcaatctctctcatccctccatctcaatctctcccatccctccatctcaatctctcacatccctccatctcaatctctcccatccctccatctcaatctctctcatccctccatctcaatctctcacatccctccatctcaatctctctcatccctccatctcaatctctctcatccctccatctcaatttctctcatccctccatctcaatctctctcatccctccatctcaatctctcccatccctccatctcaatttctctcatccctccatctcaatctctctcatccctccatctcaatctctcccatccctccatctcaatttctctcatccctccatctcaatctctctcatccctccatctcaatctctctctcctgaaGCTGTCAAGGTCAGAGCAGTTGTCTAGTGCAGGCATCAAGCAGCTCGGACCCCTGTAGCGACACCTACAAGTACCTGAACGTCTCCTATTACTGTGTCTGCTCGGGGACACGTGAGTAGACACTCCCAGTTAGTTCCTCATCTCCTCACGACCTACGACCCCAACctaaacagaaagaaaacaaGAAACAACATCCTCACTGAGTGTTTTACATTGAGTGGGCAGTTTTATACTGAGTGGACAGTTTTATACTGAGTAGACAGTTTTACACCGAGTGGACAGTTTTACACAGAGTGGACAGTTTTACACCGAGTGGACAGTTTTACACCGAGTGGACAGTTTTACACTGTTCCTCTAAGACATTCTGATGTAGATTTTTTTTCCCTTATAGAAACAAGTGCGACCTGTGAGTCGCAGCAGAGTGAGTTGACCTGCGGTAAGTGTGAGTCTTTCTAATCACCAGTACAGCCCGCTGCCCACACTGGGACCCCCGACCAACACCAGTGCATTAGCACAGCCACTGATGAACTTATTTGCATTGTATTTTAATTCCATTCACTTCATTTAGGTCATGGTACTATATCCATCATCGACGCTAACTATGGCAGGAGGAGCTCCACTACGTGCTCAGCAGGTAGACCTGCAGGTCAGGTCCAGAATACCAACTGTCATGCACCCAACTCACTCTCCACAGTGAGAACATGGTCAGTTCAGCTTTAAAATTGAATAAAGTCATTTATAAAAGATaaactataaaaaaaacaatattctctctctctctctataaatatatatatatatatatatatatatatatatatatatatatatatatatatatatatatatatatatatatatatatatccctttTGTTATTTGATCTCAAGGTGTGAAGGTAAGAAGAGTTGTGTAGTTCAGGCTTCAACGACTTACTTCCCTGAACCATGTGAAGGCACCTACAAGTACCTGAGTGTCACCTACACCTGTGTGTACTGTAAGTGTTTATACCTGAGTGTCACCTACACCTGTGTGTACTGTAAGTGTCTATACCTGCGTGTCACCTACACCTGTGTGTACTGTAAGTGTTTATACCTGAGTGTCACCTACACCTGTGTGTACTGTAAGTGTTTATACCTGAGTGTCACCTACACCTGTGTGTACTGTAAGTGTTTATACCTGCGTGTCACCTACACCTGTGTGTACTGTAAGTGTTTATACCTGAGTGTCACCTACACCTGTGTGTACTGTAAGTGTTTATACCTGCGTGTCACCTACACATGTGTGTACTGTAAGTGTTTATACCTGAGTGTcatctacacctgtgtgtaCTGTAAGTGTTTATACCTGAGTGTCACCTACACCTGTGTGTACTGTAAGTGTTTATACCTGAGTGTCACCTACACCTGTGTGTACTGTAAGTGTTTATACCTGCGTGTCACCTACACCTGTGTGTACTGTAAGTGTTTATACCTGAGTGTCACCTACACCTGTGTGTACTGTAAGTGTTTATACCTGAGTGTCACCTACACCTGTGTGTACTGTAAGTGTTTATACCTGAGTGTCACCTACACCTGTGTGTACTGTAAGTGTTTATACCTGCGTGTCACCTACACCTGTGTGTACTGTAAGTGTTTATACCTGAGTGTcatctacacctgtgtgtaCTGTAAGTGTTTATACCTGAGTGTCATCTACACCTGTGTGGACTGTAAGTGTTTATACCTGAGTGTCACCTACACCTGTGTGTAATGTAAGTCTTTTTACCTGAGTGTCACCTACACCTGTGTGTACTGTAAGTGTTTATACCTGAGTGTCACCTACACCTGTGTGTACTGTAAGTGTTTATACCTGAGTGTCACCTACACCTGTGTGTACTGTAAGTGTTTATACCTGAGTGTCATCTACACCTGTGTGGACTGTAAGTGTTTATACCTGAGTGTCACCTACACCTGTGTGTAATGTAAGTGTTTATACCTGAGTGtcacccacacctgtgtgtaatgtaagtgtttatacctgagtgtcacctacacctgtgtgtaatgtaagtgtttatacctgagtgtcacctacacctgtgtgtaatgtaagtgtttatacctgagtgtcacctacacctgtgtgtacacactcatgtgtgtgaatgtcacCTAAGTCTGTGAGTGTTTATACTGGAATGTCACCTAGGTCAGAGTTAACTGTTTGTATGTAGGTCTCTTTTATATTGACCTTAAACCCAATACAGGCAAGAAGGATTGCACTCATTTATAAAGGGATGTTTCACATTACATGGACATTCCACCCAGTTACACTGGGGACACTCAAACCAGTTACACTGGGGACATTCCAACCAGTTACACTGGAGACATTCCAACCAATTACACTGGAGATATTCCAGCCAGTTACACTAAATGATTAAATTATTAGATGATTTTCATATACTACATAATACTTCACTACAAGTGTGACTCACCGTTCTCTTTTGCCTCTTACAGAGTCCTCGGGAGAATCTCAGGAGAATCTGACATGTTAAACTTTCAGTTGAATGCACTTTAAGTTTATTTGTGATTTTGCCTGCCATGATAGACATATTGCATTCGCCTCATGATATTCTGACTTGTTATTTTAAACTTAGTAGGAGAAAGATGAGCCAGTGTATGACTTTTCTGCTGCCAGGTGGTGGGTTGAACATCTGTTATTATAACACCATTATAACAACATAATAACTCACTGTCGTTAAGGTCTGGAGGAAGCTGGTGTGACTCTTGTTAACAATACCGCCCTTTCTCCTCTCCAATGAATTCCTTCTTTGTAGTAGCTTCATTCAACACTGTCATTTATGTGATAAACGTTTTATGTGATATTATCTAATGGGATGGAGTTAGCAAAGTACCCTTATAAATCATTACTGACCCAGACCAAGTTGTGTTTATTTGGTAGAAGCAAAGTTTAGTTCTATGTTCACACATAAAATGTACTAAtaaactatttatttatttcatttggtCCTATACAAAGAAATTCTAATAAAAAATAGGTTAAAAATCCCTCACTTGTACTTTTGGCTTAAACCTATAGAAGCAGACAcggccacacccacacacacacacacacacacacacacacacacacacacacacacacacacacacacacacacacacgcacgtacatgcaggcacacacacacatacaaacacacacaaacacatgcacacacatacacacacagccagtcacacacacacacacacacacacacacacatacaagcacacacagacacacaaacacacgcacacacatacacacacagccagacacacacaaacacacacgcacatacacacacagatacacacacacacgcgcacatacacacacacacacgcacacacacacacatacacacacacacacacacacacacacacacacacacacgcacacacacacacacacacaccaagccaCTCCCTCAATCACTTCCCTGTTTGTTGACACATCCTTCATTAGATCCTGCACCTGTTACCTGTTTTCTGTTTGCCTTTCTCCACACCATTTATACCCACAGGTCCGGACCTCCAGTACTGTGCGCTGACTGAAGccttgtgtgtgtattggttaaagcccagtgtgtgtagtggttaaagcccagtgtgtgtaatggttaaagcccagtgtgtgtagtggttaaagccctgtgtgtgtaatggttaaagcccagtgtgtgtagtggttaaagcccagtgtgtgtagtggttaaagcccagtgtgtgtagtggttaaagcccagtgtgtgtagtggttaaagcttagtgtgtgtagtggttaaagcttagtgtgtgtagtggttaaagcctagtgtgtgtagtggttaaagcctagtgtgtgtagtggttaaagcccagtgtgtgtagtggttaaagcccagtgtgtgtaatggttaaagcccagtgtgtgtagtggttaaagcccagtgtgtgtagtgtttaaaGCCCTGTGTTTAAGCACTGCTAGAGTTTATTACCTTCTTTTGACCACCGTACactttgtgcttgtgtgagttGTCATTGCTACCACATTCTTGATTTttgagtgtttatttgttttgtgaTTCATAGATATTAAAGACGTCATGCATATTCATTTTGCCATCTAGAGATTTTACTTTGTGTCAaacatattattaattaatttcaaAGCATTATGTATGTGGTTCAAATCAAACCATCTTAAACATcacattacagtttttgacgactgctaacgtgcgtttgtccaatctgtagtcacattttcaaaactccaaacacagtgaacacaacatcagtcttcagtggctatactattagttcaattcatgttgttatggcaaaaaatgcagtcattttacatgtttttataatgcataaattttctatacacacaggGTTATCCagtaacaaaattctggatcatttttgccttatttacaattgcttgcacacagcatgtcaaaaatgaaaacctaaggttcaaaaccttaaatactgtataaaatgcaaagttctgcaaaaacaaagacagctgaaaagctattactgtaatacatattttttgcacatatagatcaatgaaataaaatgaagtacagtaatgtaccgggtcagagaggaacaaatataacaatttgtcctgcaatctcaagtgctggtttggtccttcacaaatgccagattggtccctataacagtgacctccttctttcgtttttgaatgaattctaccaacaactggttccataagcagaaagggaacaggtgagaggaaacacgaggacatttgtgatgggacaatgtagcattttgtcattctcatgtcatcacaaactggtttatagaccatccaagagtgatgtcccttttcctcccaccctactcgcctttcctcaaccccactaaggaacttttttcagtctggaggttgaaggtgtatgatcatcggccccatgaccaaatgtccctcctggatgcaatggatcccggctgcagagacatttcagctgaagactgccaggggtgaataaggcataccaagcttttctatcccaggtgcatggcaagggccaacatcagatgtgatatggatgaaaacatgtggccaactgccaactgaagaccgtttagattagacctaacaagactgttcagttttgtattctgtttttcccccttgtgtggctttttttgtatatgtgtatttttacacatatgggaccatggctaattatgtttacaattacgataattattttttgggttaggccacaatttacagtaatgtcccaaatacagtaaaatataccctttactgcaaaactgttactgactccttttttgtctaatctacattccatatagtacctaacagtaaatatcactcattgtgtagacagtatgttgccaaaaatgcacacatttgaaaaaaaagtccaaatgaagcggattacagtaaaaatgaactgactgagaaaacagcagatgttactgtaaaatgtctgttgtttgctgggagagggtaaaatattacatgtaatactgtttctgtattgccatcaaatgttagtttttttacagtggttgtgcagtgattgactatgttcatcttgaatagagaatatgtgctagtgtttgaaagaatgattggatactgaaccaggtttgctgtgttttaacaaagttgtttgcattgtgaaatgcagagttgttatttagttaagaaaacgcgcttttgaacacgatattaactatttggctatttgtgtgaggtcaatgtgttgctgtgtttagagttttgacaatgtatcacaagtattgggaaatgcacgttagcagtcgtcaaaaactgtaaagacTTAAATTGATCCAGTGAGGGTGAGAGATGAGGTGAGAGAAGCAGAATTAGACTGTTGTGAAGACATGAAGGTTCACGTTTACGTAGTAAATATGTCTAACAAGAAGTTGGTCACAGCGTAGTAAAAGCGGCTCATCACACTCCCCTGGCACAGACCTCCAAACATGCTGAAAGCCCCTTGTGGGTTGCCATAGAGACGGGTGAGGTCTTCTTCCAGCTGCTTCACAGTCTTCTTTCGCACCTGCAGATCTTTACTCCCCCTGCTGGCCAGCCAGGCGCCGGACACGAGAGCAGGAGTGTTCTTGTCATGGCAGCAGAACGCAGTCCAGAAATGTTCAGGGATGTTGACTCCTTCTGTTACAAGGACATTATCTCTCTTGATCTCCATCCAGGAACTGCCAGGAACTGCTCCAGTCACAACATGTCCGACGCTCTTATCACAGTTGTCATTTATGAatttcatcatcttcatctccACCTTTGCACCCCAGGCAACGTTGTCCTTCTGAGTTTGTGGCACAGCattggtgagtgtgtaggtCGCATCGGCACTGTCCTGATCCTTAGTGTAACTGCGGGGATACACGTGGCCTCTTGTGTATTCTTGTGAGTGAGATACATAGTCCTGTTTTAGTGcctgttttttgcctttttctGGGGTCATTATGGTGGCCTCTATGGCCATTTCAGGGCCCAGATTGAGATCATCAAGCTGTAAAACAAAATATTGGTTTTGAAGCAACATAAAAATACCTGAAAAGGTTGCAGTTAATCAAGAAGGATGATATAGCAGATCTTCACCTCCCACCGTTTCTCACCATAGTGGGGATACAGCCATGACACTGACATGGTTGTACATGGTGGCAGGTGTAGAAAACCTGTATCCAGCGCACCTTGCCACACCTGGCaagctctgtctctccatcaggAAGTGTCCACCACCAATGAGAAGCCAGATAGAGCTTCTATTTATCCACAACTCACCACACTGTGTTCCCAACTATGTTTGTCATTGTGTGTTTCAAGAGGAAAGTGAATTATGAAGATATTTCATAGTCATTTGAATATTTCTATAAATATAACAAGGTATCAAGGCATCACTTTCAGATTAAATGACATACATAAAGAAAATGGGCACAGTAACTTGTGCAGAATTTTAGTACTTTGAATATTTTAGGACAAATATTTTGTATGTACTTTGTGTAATGCAGCGTGTTCTGTGGatcgaggaggcggacacaaacgctgaggagagtgagatgtAATGAAGGGAATACCGAACTCGGGGTCAAACAGGAAGGCATACATCAGATCAATTAGGCTGTCTGAAACAGAATCAACTCTAGGAGACATGACGCGAACACGGGAAAGAGaattaaccacacacacaaaatactcaTAAAACAAACACGGGTTTAACGCAGAACCAAACCTGATAACAAGGAGATGGGATACAACGACAGGGCAGCGAAACGGGGAGTACTTACAAAAACACGAATTACAGAAAGGCAGAGAACAAGAACAAGATGAATACTGAAAACCATGAATACAATGACTGACATCAGACTGTGGAAACACGGGGACTATAAAGCACAATGCTAACAAgcactaacaagacacaggtgggaacactgaCGACAGGGGTGTGACTGACCGAGGGAACTATGACAACAGATAACgaggcgggataaacaggcaaagGAAAACACAAGCACGTGGAACAGGgaaccagagtgacagctagcgaggggggcgtagccctatgtgacaCTTTGTGTGCACTTTAAATTTAAAAGTACTTTAAATTTGAAAGAACTTTTTATACATGGAGTTTTACCACAGAGCAATTATTTACACATTTCTCCACGATTAAGCTCATCCTGAATAAAATGTCTGAGGAAGAGACATATTTATATACATTGCTGCaatacaacaacaataaaataaatataccataacaacaaaaacaatacTATGATGAAGAAGAAGGGACATACTAAATACAATTAAATTTAATTGACAGAAGGAACTGGTAAAATGTAGATAACAGTCTTCTAGTAAGCAGACTCACCTGTGGCTCAATTTTCCATGCAACTTTCTCTGTCTTTTGAGACCCATCATAGTAATAAGCAGAGTAGACAGGGATCCTGCCCTGTGTGTCATACAGAGTGGCATATCTGTACACATTCTTAAACAACTGGCAAATCTGCTTGTACCGCTCTGGTTTTTGGCCATCTTGAAGTACTGTGGGAGGGTAGTGGACGTTTTGGTCTGATGGGTTTGCGATGAAGAACTGTGGACATGATTCCTTAAAAGAGTTTACGACCCTCCCAACAGCCACATAGCCGAACACCTGCAGTATGAACCCAAGCACGAGGAGTTTCATCACGAGAGCGAGGAGATGTGATCTGATGTCAGTCTGATGAAGAATGAGTGAGAGAACCCAAAACAAGGGCATTAATAACAGTACAGTAGGAGGGAACACACACGCAGATGAAGGAGAAACACTGGTCATAGCCGTTAGCTGTTTGCAGTCCTGTGCTCCCACTGGCCTGATGCCCAAGGACAGCAGCTACCAGTCAGTGGTGGGTGAATGACATACGCACTGATAGCAAATCTCAATCATTAATCACATAATCACATAACAGCTCCAAAGAAGGACAGAAAAAAACAGGCAACTGGAAAGAAGGTGGGAGGGACAGGACAGTTCCTGTCAGCAAACCTGGTGTCCCCTCCTCCTATTGGGTGGTCTGAACCTGGTGTCCCCTCCTCCTATTGGGTGGTCTGAACCTGGTGTCCCCTGCTGCTATTGGGTGGTCTGAACCTGGTGTCCCCTCCTCCTATTGGGTGGTCTGAACCTGGTGTCCCCTGCTCCTATTGGGTGGTCTGAACCTGGTGTCCCCTCCTCCTATTGGGTGGTCTGAACCTGGTGTCCCCTGCTCCTATTGGGTGGTCTGAACCTGGTGTCCCCTGCTCCTATTGGGTGGTCTGAACCTGGTGTCCCCTGCTCCTATTGGGTGGTCTGAACCTGGTGTCCCCTGCTGCTATTGGGTGGTCTGAACCTGGTGTCCCCTGCTCCT
This Brachyhypopomus gauderio isolate BG-103 chromosome 6, BGAUD_0.2, whole genome shotgun sequence DNA region includes the following protein-coding sequences:
- the LOC143517667 gene encoding L-rhamnose-binding lectin CSL3-like; this translates as MFSFKLFVRTLQLLAVSVFLASADISLTCQNEKTEISCGAGQIIITGVKYGRTDSSTCSVQKDPSQLSNTSCNTCSPYPTVFASCQGQSSCLVQASSSSDPCSDTYKYLNVSYYCVCSGTQTSATCESQQSELTCGHGTISIIDANYGRRSSTTCSAGRPAGQVQNTNCHAPNSLSTVRTWCEGKKSCVVQASTTYFPEPCEGTYKYLSVTYTCVY
- the LOC143516393 gene encoding endonuclease domain-containing 1 protein-like; this encodes MKLLVLGFILQVFGYVAVGRVVNSFKESCPQFFIANPSDQNVHYPPTVLQDGQKPERYKQICQLFKNVYRYATLYDTQGRIPVYSAYYYDGSQKTEKVAWKIEPQKLYLASHWWWTLPDGETELARCGKVRWIQVFYTCHHVQPCQCHGCIPTMLDDLNLGPEMAIEATIMTPEKGKKQALKQDYVSHSQEYTRGHVYPRSYTKDQDSADATYTLTNAVPQTQKDNVAWGAKVEMKMMKFINDNCDKSVGHVVTGAVPGSSWMEIKRDNVLVTEGVNIPEHFWTAFCCHDKNTPALVSGAWLASRGSKDLQVRKKTVKQLEEDLTRLYGNPQGAFSMFGGLCQGSVMSRFYYAVTNFLLDIFTT